Proteins encoded in a region of the Devosia sp. RR2S18 genome:
- the ubiB gene encoding 2-polyprenylphenol 6-hydroxylase, with translation MLISAYYRLARAGWVLAREGALSIVSARDLPMPLRWAVRLGRLIEHPSVRRTGHVERLNKALNRLGPTYVKFGQTLATRPDVVGPDVAADLQGLQDRMDPFDPALVPTMLVDALGPKAAELTEMSPPIAAASVAQVHRARLVSANGLPRQVAVKILRPGVTHRFMADIESFYAGARLADRFVHSTKRLRPIEVVETLDRSARLELDLRLEAAAISEMAENIKHDQGFVIPTVSWDHVAQNVLTTTWVAGIPIRDRAALDAAGVDRRKLAAIVLQSFLKHAIRDGFFHADMHPGNLFADPNTGDVIAVDFGIMGRINRRERRFLADILYGFITRNYLLVAQRHFDIGYVPKNQSVEDFALAIRSIGEPLHGRTAADISMARVLGQLFAITEIFSMQTRPELVLLQKSMVLVEGVARSLDPDLDIWTVAEPVVGDWLRKEAGPLGRIEDIKESLSLFTESAQRVPVILDKAERAIDEWREDRHLRDDLMQWGLLALVGVSILTVITIFWRVLTW, from the coding sequence ATGCTGATATCGGCCTATTACCGGCTTGCCCGCGCGGGCTGGGTGCTGGCGCGCGAAGGAGCGCTGTCGATCGTCTCCGCGCGGGACCTGCCGATGCCGCTACGCTGGGCGGTCCGGCTGGGCCGGCTGATCGAACATCCCAGCGTCCGGCGCACCGGGCACGTCGAGCGGCTCAACAAGGCGCTCAACCGCCTGGGGCCAACCTATGTGAAGTTCGGCCAGACCCTCGCCACCCGTCCGGACGTGGTCGGGCCGGATGTCGCGGCCGACCTCCAGGGGCTGCAGGACCGGATGGATCCGTTCGATCCCGCCCTTGTGCCCACCATGCTGGTCGATGCGCTCGGCCCCAAGGCGGCCGAATTGACCGAGATGTCGCCGCCCATCGCCGCCGCTTCCGTCGCCCAAGTGCATCGGGCGCGATTGGTGTCGGCCAATGGCTTGCCGCGCCAGGTGGCGGTCAAGATCCTCCGGCCGGGCGTCACCCACCGGTTCATGGCCGATATCGAGAGCTTCTATGCGGGTGCGCGCCTCGCTGACCGCTTTGTGCACTCAACCAAGCGTCTACGCCCGATCGAAGTGGTCGAAACTCTGGACCGGTCCGCCCGGCTCGAACTCGACCTGCGGCTTGAAGCCGCCGCCATCTCGGAAATGGCGGAGAACATCAAGCACGACCAGGGCTTCGTCATCCCCACCGTGTCCTGGGATCATGTGGCGCAGAATGTGCTCACTACCACCTGGGTCGCCGGCATCCCCATCCGCGACCGCGCGGCGCTCGATGCGGCGGGGGTCGACCGGCGCAAGCTCGCCGCCATTGTGCTGCAGAGCTTTCTCAAGCACGCCATCCGCGACGGCTTCTTTCACGCCGACATGCATCCGGGCAATCTCTTTGCCGACCCTAATACGGGCGATGTGATCGCCGTCGACTTCGGCATCATGGGGCGCATCAATCGCCGGGAACGCCGCTTCCTCGCCGATATCCTTTACGGCTTCATCACCCGAAACTACCTCTTGGTCGCGCAGCGCCATTTCGACATCGGCTATGTTCCCAAGAACCAGTCGGTCGAGGATTTCGCGCTCGCCATCCGCTCGATCGGCGAACCCCTCCATGGCCGCACCGCTGCCGATATCTCCATGGCGCGCGTGCTTGGGCAGCTTTTTGCCATCACCGAGATCTTCTCCATGCAGACCCGACCCGAACTGGTCCTGCTGCAGAAATCTATGGTGCTGGTGGAGGGCGTCGCCCGCTCGCTTGATCCGGACCTCGACATCTGGACCGTGGCCGAGCCCGTAGTCGGCGATTGGCTGCGCAAGGAGGCTGGCCCACTGGGACGGATCGAGGATATCAAGGAGAGCCTGAGCCTCTTCACCGAAAGTGCCCAGCGCGTCCCCGTCATTCTCGACAAGGCCGAACGCGCGATCGACGAATGGCGCGAAGACCGCCATCTGCGCGACGACCTCATGCAATGGGGGCTCCTGGCGCTGGTGGGTGTATCAATCCTCACAGTCATCACCATTTTCTGGCGGGTGCTCACTTGGTAG
- the irrA gene encoding iron response transcriptional regulator IrrA, giving the protein MTDQINIARHPSHTPCLTAVLRMAGLRPTRQRVALAELLFGGPHRHVSAEQLHAEASAAQVDVSLATIYNTLHQFHEAGLLREVAVDASRSYFDTDTSDHHHFYVEDEQRMIDIPASSVEFASLPEAPSGMKVSHVDVVIRVRKTAG; this is encoded by the coding sequence ATGACCGACCAGATCAATATCGCCCGGCACCCCTCCCATACGCCTTGCCTTACCGCAGTGTTGCGCATGGCCGGCCTCCGGCCAACACGGCAGCGCGTTGCCCTCGCCGAACTGTTGTTCGGTGGTCCGCACCGCCATGTCAGCGCCGAGCAATTGCACGCCGAAGCCAGCGCCGCGCAGGTCGATGTCTCGCTCGCGACAATCTACAACACGCTGCATCAGTTCCACGAGGCGGGGCTTTTGCGCGAGGTTGCGGTCGATGCCTCACGCTCCTATTTCGACACCGACACCTCGGACCACCACCATTTCTATGTCGAGGACGAGCAGCGGATGATCGACATCCCCGCCTCCTCGGTGGAATTCGCAAGCCTGCCCGAGGCGCCCTCCGGCATGAAGGTCAGCCATGTCGATGTGGTGATCCGCGTACGCAAGACGGCCGGATAA
- the dut gene encoding dUTP diphosphatase yields the protein MSASVSIALQWLPHGRGLEPPRQQSAGAAGLDLVAALPAGGETVMQPGSRQLIPCGFAMALPEGYEAQVRPRSGLAARHGVTVLNSPGTIDADYRGEVKVLLINLGQEAFTVRRGDRIAQMVVAPVTSAVFRVEARLDETERGTGGFGSTGGRSLA from the coding sequence ATGAGCGCATCAGTTTCGATCGCTCTGCAATGGCTGCCGCATGGAAGGGGTCTCGAGCCGCCCCGCCAGCAGAGCGCCGGAGCCGCGGGGCTCGACCTCGTGGCTGCCCTTCCCGCTGGGGGCGAAACTGTCATGCAGCCGGGCTCGCGGCAGCTCATCCCCTGTGGCTTTGCCATGGCGCTGCCGGAAGGCTACGAGGCGCAGGTACGCCCCCGCTCGGGTCTTGCAGCCCGGCACGGGGTCACGGTGCTCAATTCCCCCGGCACCATCGACGCCGATTACCGCGGCGAGGTCAAAGTCCTGTTGATCAATCTGGGTCAGGAGGCGTTTACTGTCCGTCGCGGCGACCGGATCGCCCAGATGGTGGTGGCGCCGGTCACTTCTGCAGTTTTCAGGGTGGAGGCCAGGCTCGATGAAACAGAACGTGGGACGGGCGGGTTCGGGTCGACGGGCGGCCGCAGCCTGGCTTAG
- the fabA gene encoding 3-hydroxyacyl-[acyl-carrier-protein] dehydratase FabA, which yields MAERQQAFNYKELLAHSRGELPGQMDARLPAPPMLMFDRITHIDDNGGSFGKGQVRAELDVNPDLWFFQCHFVDDPVMPGCLGLDALWQMTGFFLGWGGSPGKGRALGGEIKFTGQVTNDVVMVEYGIDIKRVMRSRLALGIADGWVKADGKVIYEASDLRVGLFTDSQLRDQKNV from the coding sequence ATGGCCGAACGGCAACAGGCGTTTAATTACAAAGAGCTTCTGGCCCATAGCCGCGGCGAACTGCCCGGGCAGATGGATGCCCGCCTGCCGGCACCGCCCATGCTGATGTTCGATCGCATCACCCATATCGATGACAATGGCGGCAGCTTCGGCAAGGGCCAGGTGCGTGCCGAGCTCGACGTCAATCCCGACCTCTGGTTCTTCCAGTGCCACTTTGTCGATGACCCGGTGATGCCGGGCTGCCTGGGCCTCGATGCGCTCTGGCAGATGACCGGTTTCTTTCTCGGCTGGGGCGGCTCGCCCGGCAAAGGGCGCGCGCTGGGCGGGGAAATCAAGTTTACCGGCCAGGTCACTAACGATGTTGTGATGGTCGAATATGGCATTGATATCAAGCGCGTGATGCGCTCGCGCCTCGCACTCGGTATCGCTGACGGCTGGGTGAAAGCCGACGGCAAGGTGATCTATGAGGCATCCGACCTGCGCGTTGGCCTCTTCACCGATAGCCAGCTGCGGGATCAGAAAAACGTCTAA
- a CDS encoding DUF2259 domain-containing protein, translating into MKQNVGRAGSGRRAAAAWLSAIALLLAAPALAGDRALIDFIGFSPDSRYFAFEEFGVQDGSGFPYSNVYIIDLQQDAWALGTPYSARTDNETAGVATARSEAQEAAEQDLAELGIDVPVELVAIIGDGEIVEDAQSLRFGAPGYFPGETRGDYELQLENFPAQGVSACTDYMDEAPLAYQLTISRDGGEAELLHRDDTIPASRGCPTEYRIFGAVMPFMDQEQGVALISVYPLGFEGPDRRFLAVPFEF; encoded by the coding sequence ATGAAACAGAACGTGGGACGGGCGGGTTCGGGTCGACGGGCGGCCGCAGCCTGGCTTAGCGCCATTGCGCTCTTGCTCGCGGCGCCCGCGCTTGCCGGTGACCGGGCGCTGATCGACTTTATCGGCTTTTCCCCCGATAGCCGCTACTTCGCTTTCGAGGAGTTCGGCGTTCAGGACGGCTCGGGTTTTCCCTATTCCAACGTCTACATCATCGACCTCCAACAAGACGCCTGGGCGCTTGGAACGCCCTATAGTGCCCGCACGGACAATGAGACCGCGGGCGTCGCCACGGCCCGATCCGAGGCGCAAGAAGCGGCAGAGCAGGACCTCGCCGAGCTTGGCATCGATGTTCCGGTGGAACTGGTCGCCATCATCGGAGACGGCGAGATCGTCGAGGACGCCCAGAGCCTTCGCTTCGGTGCTCCGGGCTATTTCCCCGGAGAGACTCGCGGAGACTATGAGCTGCAGCTCGAGAATTTTCCGGCACAAGGCGTTTCGGCGTGCACCGACTATATGGATGAAGCGCCCCTTGCCTATCAGCTCACTATCTCCCGGGACGGTGGCGAGGCGGAGCTGCTCCATCGCGACGACACCATTCCGGCGTCCCGCGGCTGTCCCACGGAATACCGCATCTTCGGAGCGGTCATGCCGTTCATGGATCAGGAGCAGGGCGTAGCCCTGATCTCGGTCTATCCGCTCGGCTTTGAAGGACCGGACCGGCGCTTCCTGGCGGTGCCGTTTGAGTTCTGA
- the ubiE gene encoding bifunctional demethylmenaquinone methyltransferase/2-methoxy-6-polyprenyl-1,4-benzoquinol methylase UbiE encodes MTDTHETTHFGEQTVALDDKQGMVNAVFHNVADRYDLMNDLMSGGVHRLWKDAMVTELSPPKTGSRPYRVLDMAGGTGDIAERIINASVGYAEVIVSDINSDMLRVGAERAKKWRFPAQASFVEANAEELPFEDKSFDAYTIAFGIRNVPRIQKALDEAHRVLKRGGRILVLEFSQVDVPGLDTAYKAFSDRLIPPMGRVVTGDSQPYQYLVESIRKFPSPPLFSSMLSQAGFKRVKHTPYSGNIAALFSGWKL; translated from the coding sequence ATGACCGACACGCACGAGACCACACATTTCGGCGAGCAGACCGTGGCTCTGGACGACAAGCAGGGCATGGTCAACGCCGTGTTCCACAACGTCGCCGACCGCTACGACCTGATGAACGACCTGATGAGCGGTGGCGTTCACCGCCTCTGGAAGGACGCCATGGTCACCGAACTGTCGCCGCCCAAAACCGGCTCGCGACCCTATCGCGTGCTCGACATGGCGGGCGGCACCGGCGACATCGCCGAGCGCATTATCAACGCTTCGGTGGGCTATGCCGAGGTGATCGTCTCCGACATCAATTCGGACATGCTGCGGGTGGGCGCCGAGCGCGCCAAGAAGTGGCGTTTCCCAGCGCAGGCGAGCTTTGTCGAAGCCAATGCAGAGGAACTGCCCTTCGAAGACAAGAGCTTTGATGCCTATACGATTGCCTTTGGCATTCGCAACGTGCCGCGTATCCAGAAGGCCCTGGACGAAGCCCATCGCGTCCTGAAGCGCGGCGGGCGCATCCTCGTGCTCGAGTTCAGCCAAGTGGATGTGCCGGGCCTCGATACGGCCTACAAGGCATTTTCGGACCGGCTGATCCCGCCCATGGGTCGCGTCGTCACCGGGGACAGCCAGCCTTACCAATATCTGGTGGAATCGATCCGCAAGTTTCCCAGCCCACCGCTCTTCTCTTCGATGCTGAGCCAGGCCGGGTTCAAGCGGGTGAAGCACACTCCCTATTCGGGCAACATCGCGGCGCTGTTCTCCGGCTGGAAGCTCTAA
- a CDS encoding HesA/MoeB/ThiF family protein, with protein MSSEALSPDETRRYARHLVLKGMGGAGQQALKRARVLVVGAGGLGSPVIAYLAGAGVGTLGVVDHDSVSLSNLQRQVIHRTEDDGETKAASAARFVGELNPHVRVNQHAERLAPANAQAILSAYDLVLDGTDNLETRRVVATSAEVLGLPLVSGAVSMFDGQVTVFATGGPRFADLYPAAASDAELPSCEATGILGPLTGVIGTLMAMEAIKLITGIGEPLIGRVLVYDGKDARFSEFTL; from the coding sequence TTGAGTTCTGAGGCGCTTTCTCCCGACGAGACCCGCCGCTATGCCCGCCACCTCGTGCTCAAGGGCATGGGCGGCGCCGGGCAACAGGCCCTCAAGCGCGCGCGCGTGCTGGTGGTGGGGGCCGGGGGCCTTGGCAGTCCCGTCATCGCCTATCTCGCTGGCGCCGGCGTGGGGACGCTCGGCGTTGTCGACCACGACAGTGTTTCCCTCTCCAACCTGCAGCGGCAGGTGATTCACCGCACCGAGGATGATGGCGAAACCAAAGCAGCCAGCGCCGCCCGCTTCGTCGGGGAGCTCAATCCGCATGTGCGGGTAAACCAGCATGCCGAGCGGCTAGCCCCCGCCAATGCTCAAGCCATTCTTTCGGCCTATGATCTGGTGCTGGACGGCACCGACAATCTTGAGACGCGCCGCGTGGTCGCCACGTCCGCCGAAGTCCTCGGCCTGCCGCTGGTCTCGGGCGCCGTTTCGATGTTTGATGGACAGGTGACGGTTTTCGCAACCGGCGGACCGCGCTTTGCCGATCTCTACCCCGCCGCCGCTAGCGATGCCGAGCTTCCCAGTTGCGAGGCGACAGGGATACTGGGCCCACTCACCGGGGTCATTGGCACACTCATGGCCATGGAAGCGATCAAGCTCATCACCGGCATCGGCGAGCCGCTGATCGGGCGCGTCCTTGTCTATGATGGCAAGGACGCCCGCTTCAGTGAGTTCACGCTCTAG
- a CDS encoding arylamine N-acetyltransferase family protein, translating to MSQKVNLKAYFERIGFSGSIAPTAATLEALHALHPAAIPFENLDSLLGRPISLDYLAIERKLLSERRGGYCYEHNLLLMAMLRELDYTVKGLAAKVLWSNPEATDVAPHHMLLAVEIGGTTYIADVGFGGLSLTAPLKLRAEVEQETPHETFRLLGGDPIWRLEAKVAEDWRVLYTFDMAEKTLEHYGPSNTWLSSDPTSPFTSELRVALSPPGKRLALKDNRFTIYTVGEPPETRELTTLKEMREVLSTTFGITLPGAELLDPALERVLTKLQPAAG from the coding sequence ATGAGCCAAAAGGTCAATCTCAAAGCCTATTTCGAGCGAATCGGATTCTCCGGATCCATTGCTCCGACTGCCGCCACCTTGGAGGCGCTGCACGCCCTTCACCCCGCGGCCATCCCCTTTGAGAACCTTGATTCGCTGCTGGGTCGTCCCATCAGTCTCGACTATCTGGCCATTGAAAGAAAACTGCTCAGCGAGCGCCGCGGGGGCTATTGCTACGAGCACAATTTGCTCTTGATGGCGATGCTCCGGGAACTCGACTACACCGTCAAAGGCCTGGCGGCCAAGGTGCTCTGGTCCAATCCCGAGGCCACCGACGTGGCGCCGCATCACATGCTGCTGGCCGTCGAGATTGGTGGCACCACCTATATCGCCGATGTCGGCTTTGGCGGCTTGTCGCTGACGGCGCCGCTCAAGCTGCGCGCCGAGGTCGAGCAGGAGACCCCGCACGAGACCTTCCGCCTCCTGGGGGGTGACCCGATCTGGCGCCTCGAAGCCAAGGTGGCCGAGGATTGGCGGGTTCTTTACACCTTCGACATGGCCGAAAAGACGCTCGAACACTACGGGCCGTCCAATACCTGGCTCTCCAGCGATCCAACATCGCCGTTCACGAGCGAATTGCGGGTGGCGCTGTCACCGCCCGGCAAGCGACTGGCGCTGAAAGACAACCGCTTCACCATCTACACCGTTGGCGAGCCTCCCGAAACGCGCGAACTCACAACGCTCAAAGAGATGCGCGAGGTGTTGAGTACGACCTTCGGCATCACCCTGCCCGGGGCTGAGCTGCTCGACCCGGCGCTGGAGCGCGTGTTGACCAAGCTGCAGCCTGCCGCAGGCTGA
- the fabB gene encoding beta-ketoacyl-ACP synthase I, with product MRRVVVTGMGIISSIGNTLDEVTGSLRTAKPGIVFAEDYADLGFRSQVKGDPRLDPFEVLDRRITRFMGKGAAWNYLAMQQAIADAGLEESDISNPMTGIVMGSGGASTRTIVEAADVTRKNTSPKRIGPLAVPKAMGSTASATLATSYGIKGINYTITAACATSKHCIGNAMEQIMLGKQDIVFAGGHEDLDWTLSNLFDAMGAMSSNFNDTPEKASRCYDAARDGFIISGGAGVLVLEELEHAKARGAKIWAELVGYGATSDGVDMVAPSGEGAERCMRMALQNVKAPVDYINPHATSTPVGDLKEIEALRAVFGNEDKCPPISATKSLTGHSQGATGVHESIYSILMMKHRFIAESANIDTIDPAFEDMPILRERRDNVDLGVVLSNSFGFGGTNAALVFKHPDA from the coding sequence ATGAGGCGAGTCGTCGTTACGGGCATGGGGATCATTTCCTCGATCGGCAATACGCTGGACGAGGTAACCGGGAGCCTCAGGACGGCCAAGCCCGGCATCGTCTTTGCGGAGGATTACGCCGATCTTGGCTTCCGCAGCCAGGTCAAAGGCGATCCGCGCCTCGATCCGTTTGAAGTGCTTGATCGCCGTATTACCCGTTTCATGGGCAAGGGTGCCGCCTGGAACTACCTCGCCATGCAGCAGGCTATCGCCGATGCGGGGCTCGAGGAGAGCGACATTTCCAACCCGATGACGGGCATCGTCATGGGTTCGGGCGGCGCTTCCACCCGCACCATCGTCGAGGCCGCCGACGTGACGCGCAAGAATACCAGCCCCAAGCGCATCGGGCCGCTGGCCGTGCCCAAGGCCATGGGGTCGACCGCATCGGCAACGCTCGCCACCTCCTACGGCATCAAGGGCATCAACTATACGATCACCGCCGCCTGCGCGACTTCCAAGCATTGCATCGGTAATGCCATGGAGCAGATCATGCTGGGCAAGCAGGACATCGTGTTTGCCGGCGGACACGAAGATCTCGATTGGACGCTGTCGAACCTGTTCGATGCCATGGGCGCCATGAGCTCGAACTTCAACGACACGCCCGAAAAGGCCTCACGCTGCTACGACGCGGCGCGGGACGGGTTCATCATTTCCGGCGGTGCCGGCGTGCTGGTGCTGGAGGAGCTGGAGCACGCCAAGGCCCGCGGCGCGAAGATCTGGGCCGAACTGGTGGGCTATGGCGCGACCTCAGACGGCGTCGACATGGTCGCTCCCTCCGGGGAGGGTGCGGAGCGCTGCATGCGCATGGCGTTGCAGAACGTCAAGGCGCCGGTGGATTACATCAACCCGCATGCCACCTCGACCCCAGTGGGCGACCTAAAGGAAATCGAGGCGCTGCGCGCCGTCTTCGGCAATGAGGACAAATGCCCACCCATCTCGGCGACCAAATCACTGACGGGCCATTCGCAGGGCGCGACGGGCGTGCATGAATCGATCTACTCGATCCTGATGATGAAGCACCGCTTCATCGCCGAAAGCGCCAATATCGACACGATCGACCCTGCTTTCGAGGACATGCCGATTCTGCGCGAGCGGCGCGACAATGTGGACCTGGGGGTTGTGCTCTCCAACAGCTTCGGCTTTGGCGGCACCAATGCGGCCCTGGTCTTCAAGCATCCCGACGCCTAA